One Mercurialis annua linkage group LG3, ddMerAnnu1.2, whole genome shotgun sequence DNA window includes the following coding sequences:
- the LOC126672463 gene encoding ferric reduction oxidase 8, mitochondrial isoform X2 yields MEKAVRLVILKVLLILIFGGWVAVWILKPTRLWTRNWKEAEERAKLTVFGYYGLDFAVYTFPVIALVIIGLVYFNFLSEQPIKRRQAGIPSTGFSNPVIINSFVGVLSALEILVLLLFVIFLAWTFYIRVSNDFKNLNPAKSVGLNLWQVKYLRVATRFGLLAEVCLALLLLPILRGLALFQLLGIQFEASVRYHVWLGTSMIFLATLHGGSTLFIWAVSHQIQDEIRKWQRTGRIYLAGEIALVTGLVIWITSLPQIRRKRFEIFYYTHHLYIVFLIFFLFHTGDRHFYMVFPGIFLFSLDKLLRIIQSKPGTCVLSARLFPNKAVELILPKDPSLKYTPTSVLYMKIPSISKFQWHSFSITSCSNIDDQTMSVIIKGKGGWTGSVHDMIQAEMDSNGDHISCIPIAIEGPYGPPSLDFLSLFLIAGGIGITPFLSILKEIASVPRSNRLPSQIHLIYVVKKSQDICLLNSISPLLLNQSSKQFRLKLSAFVTQEDKSTNGITIRELFNDLSLVQTVNFSTRGSNYAVHGLESPLWMAVITAFTSIVFLVFLMCFNHIFLPSEKKISTSEKMVVHQEKKGSKEKTPSLIVDFILLSSFIIAIIFTTSVAIILRWKRFKKDIPSVSPKQGEFEELNFVELGSSVEEHEIHYGGRPNFQEIFSKFSMETRGSDVGVFVCGPETMKESVASLCQLKSQGFNIAAKGNKPYFTFHSLNFTF; encoded by the exons ATGGAAAAAGCTGTTCGTCTGGTGATTCTTAAAGTACTGTTGATCTTAATATTTGGTGGTTGGGTTGCTGTTTGGATCTTGAAACCTACTCGTTTATGGACTAGAAACTGGAAAGAAGCTGAAGAAAGAGCTAAGCTTACTGTTTTTGGCTATTACGGTCTTGATTTTGCTGTGTACACATTTCCTGTGATTGCTTTGGTCATAATTGGACTTGTTTACTTCAATTTTCTGTCCGAACAGCCAATAAAAAGAAG ACAAGCAGGGATTCCAAGTACTGGTTTCTCAAATCCTGTGATAATAAACAGCTTTGTCGGTGTTTTATCTGCCTTAGAAATCTTGGTTCTGCTACTCTTCGTCATCTTTCTGGCATGGACTTTTTATATCCGCGTCTCGAATGATTTCAAGAACTTGAATCCTGCCAAATCCGTCGGCTTGAATTT ATGGCAGGTCAAATATTTAAGAGTGGCAACTCGATTCGGATTGCTAGCTGAAGTCTGTCTAGCTCTACTGCTTCTGCCAATTTTAAGAGGCTTAGCTTTATTTCAGCTGCTTGGTATTCAATTTGAAGCTTCGGTGAGATACCATGTCTGGCTTGGGACTTCAATGATATTTTTAGCCACTCTTCACGGTGGAAGCACCTTGTTCATCTGGGCCGTCAGCCATCAGATTCAAGACGAG ATACGGAAATGGCAGAGAACAGGACGGATATACTTAGCTGGAGAAATAGCTCTTGTTACAGGATTAGTAATATGGATAACTTCACTGCCtcaaataagaagaaaaagatttGAAATCTTCTACTACACTCATCATCTTTATAtagtttttctaattttctttcTGTTTCATACCGGAGATCGTCACTTCTATATGGTTTTCCCTGGAATATTTCTATTTAGTCTCGACAAGCTACTTCGAATCATTCAATCAAAACCCGGCACTTGCGTTCTTTCAGCAAGATTGTTTCCTAATAAAGCTGTAGAACTCATACTGCCAAAGGATCCAA GCTTGAAATACACTCCAACTAGTGTGTTATATATGAAGATACCAAGTATATCGAAGTTTCAGTGGCACTCCTTCAGTATAACTTCTTGTTCGAATATTGATGATCAAACTATGTCTGTTATAATTAAAGGCAAGGGAGGCTGGACAGGTTCTGTTCATGACATGATACAGGCAGAAATGGATTCAAATGGTGATCATATTAGTTGCATACCAATAGCAATTGAAGGGCCTTATGGACCTCCCTCATTAGACTTTCTAAG TCTGTTTCTGATAGCAGGCGGGATTGGGATAACCCCGTTTTTGAGTATCTTAAAGGAAATTGCTTCTGTTCCAAGATCAAATAGACTCCCTTCACAAATACATCTCATCTATGTTGTGAAGAAGTCTCAGGATATCTGTCTGTTGAACTCCATTTCACCTCTGCTACTAAACCAGTCATCGAAACAATTCAGGCTAAAGCTGTCAGCTTTTGTTACCCAAGAAGACAAGAGTACTAATGGAATAACAATAAGAGAGTTATTCAATGATTTATCTCTCGTTCAGACAGTAAACTTCAGCACGAGAGGCTCGAATTATGCGGTGCACGGACTAGAATCTCCACTTTGGATGGCTGTCATAACTGCATTTACTTCGATTGTGTTCCTGGTTTTTCTTATGTGTTTCAACCACATATTTCTTCCTTCAGAAAAGAAAATTTCGACATCAGAAAAAATGGTTGTTCATCAAGAAAAGAAGGGTTCTAAAGAAAAGACCCCATCTTTAATTGTTGACTTTATTCTTCTATCTTCTTTTATCATAGCTATAATATTCACCACTTCTGTTGCAATCATTTTGAGATGGAAAAGGTTCAAGAAAGATATTCCATCTGTCTCCCCAAAACAAGGCGAATTCGAGGAACTAAATTTCGTGGAATTGGGGAGTTCTGTTGAGGAACATGAAATTCATTATGGAGGGAGGCCTAATTTCCAAG AAATTTTCTCCAAGTTCTCGATGGAAACTAGAGGATCCGATGTTGGAGTGTTTGTCTGTGGACCTGAAACCATGAAAGAATCAGTAGCTTCTTTATGCCAGCTGAAGTCTCAAGGGTTCAACATTGCTGCTAAAGGAAATAAACCATATTTCACCTTCCATTCCCTTAATTTCACATTCTAG
- the LOC126672464 gene encoding L-type lectin-domain containing receptor kinase S.1, whose protein sequence is MPPSPTLPLLLLLLFLYISLPCSALDFLFNSFNATNPDITLIGDARIDSSVIHLINDTNQFSLGRAFYPSRIRIKPSQNSTTLLSFSTSFVFSILPEIPTSPGFGLTFVLSNWTDPPNALASQYFGIFSNATVPPPAPLLAVEFDTGRNTESNDPDGNHIGIDLNNADSAKTAQAGYFNSSGGFVPVDMYAGENIHAWIEFDGANFEINVTIAPIGVPRPSVPTLSYKDPIIANYVSADMFVGFSASKTTWVEARRILAWSYSDVGVAREINTTNLPVFTFPSSSKSLSTGAIAGIIVGCLAFVIIFASGVYFFWLKNKLKDDEEEEVEDWELEYWPHRFSHEELTVATKGFSSDQLLGAGGFGKVYKGTISSNNTEIAVKCVNHDSKQGLREFMAEVSSMGRLQHKNLVQLRGWCRKSNELMLVYDYMPNGSLDRYIFNSNNNLLNWQKRRQILSDVAEGLNYLHHGWDQVVIHRDIKSSNILLDSEMRGRVGDFGLAKLYSQNEVPNTTRVVGTLGYLAPELVKVAIPTAASDVYSFGVVILEVACGRRPIEIGKDEDEDMVLIEYARDLYVEGRIVDCADKRIEGEYSVEEMEMILKLGLACCHPDPQRRPTMKEILVVLLGEDITAAAPAELLGELARGGGEGCANTESNRLMESN, encoded by the coding sequence ATGCCGCCGTCACCAACTCTCCCCcttctcctcctcctcctcttccTCTATATTTCACTTCCCTGTTCAGCTCTCGACTTCCTCTTCAACTCCTTCAACGCCACAAATCCCGACATCACTCTAATCGGCGACGCCCGTATCGACTCATCAGTCATCCACCTCATCAACGACACCAACCAGTTCTCCCTCGGCCGTGCTTTTTACCCATCAAGAATCCGAATCAAACCATCTCAAAACTCCACAACCCTCTTATCATTTTCAACTTCCTTTGTCTTCTCAATTTTACCAGAGATACCCACATCTCCAGGCTTCGGCCTCACCTTTGTTCTCTCAAACTGGACAGACCCACCTAACGCACTTGCTAGCCAGTACTTCGGTATCTTCAGTAACGCCACCGTACCTCCTCCAGCTCCACTGCTCGCGGTAGAGTTTGACACTGGGAGAAACACTGAGTCTAACGACCCGGATGGGAATCATATAGGAATTGATTTGAATAATGCTGACTCTGCCAAAACTGCACAAGCTGGGTATTTTAATTCATCTGGTGGGTTCGTGCCTGTTGATATGTATGCCGGAGAGAATATTCACGCATGGATTGAGTTTGATGGGGCTAACTTTGAGATAAATGTTACGATTGCTCCTATTGGTGTGCCACGTCCTTCTGTTCCTACGTTGTCATATAAGGATCCTATCATTGCTAATTATGTTTCAGCTGACATGTTTGTTGGATTTTCGGCTTCGAAAACTACTTGGGTTGAGGCGCGGAGGATTTTAGCTTGGAGTTATAGCGATGTCGGAGTTGCTAGGGAGATTAACACGACTAATCTGCCTGTTTTTACGTTCCCGTCGTCTTCTAAATCCTTATCTACCGGGGCTATTGCTGGGATTATAGTTGGTTGTTTAgcttttgtaataatttttgcTTCGGGAGTGTACTTTTTTTGGTTGAAGAATAAGTTgaaagatgatgaagaagaagaggtGGAAGATTGGGAACTTGAGTACTGGCCTCATAGATTCTCCCATGAAGAACTAACCGTAGCTACCAAAGGTTTCTCAAGTGATCAGCTTCTGGGCGCAGGAGGGTTCGGAAAAGTATACAAAGGAACCATCTCATCAAACAATACGGAAATCGCAGTCAAATGCGTAAATCACGACTCGAAACAAGGGTTAAGAGAATTCATGGCGGAGGTATCAAGTATGGGTAGACTCCAGCACAAGAACCTCGTTCAACTCCGAGGCTGGTGCAGAAAATCTAACGAACTCATGCTTGTTTACGATTACATGCCTAATGGAAGTCTCGACCGCTACATATTCAACTCGAATAATAACTTATTGAACTGGCAAAAACGTCGCCAAATCCTCTCGGATGTAGCAGAAGGTCTAAACTATCTTCACCATGGATGGGACCAAGTAGTTATACACAGAGATATTAAGTCAAGCAACATATTGCTCGACTCAGAAATGCGAGGCAGGGTTGGAGATTTCGGATTAGCAAAACTCTACAGTCAAAATGAGGTACCGAACACTACACGCGTAGTAGGCACGTTAGGTTACTTGGCGCCGGAGCTGGTAAAGGTGGCTATACCGACAGCTGCGAGCGATGTGTATAGCTTTGGAGTGGTGATACTAGAGGTGGCGTGCGGGAGAAGGCCGATTGAGATAGGTAAAGATGAAGATGAGGATATGGTTTTGATTGAATATGCGAGGGATTTGTATGTTGAAGGGAGGATTGTAGATTGTGCTGATAAGAGAATTGAAGGGGAGTATAGTGTTGAGGAAATGGAGATGATTTTGAAACTTGGGCTGGCTTGTTGTCACCCTGATCCTCAAAGAAGGCCTACCATGAAGGAGATTCTTGTTGTTCTTCTTGGTGAGGATATTACTGCTGCTGCACCCGCTGAGTTGCTCGGTGAATTGGCTCGCGGTGGTGGAGAGGGGTGTGCGAACACCGAATCAAATCGATTAATGGAATCAAATTGA
- the LOC126672463 gene encoding ferric reduction oxidase 8, mitochondrial isoform X1, whose translation MEKAVRLVILKVLLILIFGGWVAVWILKPTRLWTRNWKEAEERAKLTVFGYYGLDFAVYTFPVIALVIIGLVYFNFLSEQPIKRRQAGIPSTGFSNPVIINSFVGVLSALEILVLLLFVIFLAWTFYIRVSNDFKNLNPAKSVGLNLWQVKYLRVATRFGLLAEVCLALLLLPILRGLALFQLLGIQFEASVRYHVWLGTSMIFLATLHGGSTLFIWAVSHQIQDEIRKWQRTGRIYLAGEIALVTGLVIWITSLPQIRRKRFEIFYYTHHLYIVFLIFFLFHTGDRHFYMVFPGIFLFSLDKLLRIIQSKPGTCVLSARLFPNKAVELILPKDPSLKYTPTSVLYMKIPSISKFQWHSFSITSCSNIDDQTMSVIIKGKGGWTGSVHDMIQAEMDSNGDHISCIPIAIEGPYGPPSLDFLRYDSLFLIAGGIGITPFLSILKEIASVPRSNRLPSQIHLIYVVKKSQDICLLNSISPLLLNQSSKQFRLKLSAFVTQEDKSTNGITIRELFNDLSLVQTVNFSTRGSNYAVHGLESPLWMAVITAFTSIVFLVFLMCFNHIFLPSEKKISTSEKMVVHQEKKGSKEKTPSLIVDFILLSSFIIAIIFTTSVAIILRWKRFKKDIPSVSPKQGEFEELNFVELGSSVEEHEIHYGGRPNFQEIFSKFSMETRGSDVGVFVCGPETMKESVASLCQLKSQGFNIAAKGNKPYFTFHSLNFTF comes from the exons ATGGAAAAAGCTGTTCGTCTGGTGATTCTTAAAGTACTGTTGATCTTAATATTTGGTGGTTGGGTTGCTGTTTGGATCTTGAAACCTACTCGTTTATGGACTAGAAACTGGAAAGAAGCTGAAGAAAGAGCTAAGCTTACTGTTTTTGGCTATTACGGTCTTGATTTTGCTGTGTACACATTTCCTGTGATTGCTTTGGTCATAATTGGACTTGTTTACTTCAATTTTCTGTCCGAACAGCCAATAAAAAGAAG ACAAGCAGGGATTCCAAGTACTGGTTTCTCAAATCCTGTGATAATAAACAGCTTTGTCGGTGTTTTATCTGCCTTAGAAATCTTGGTTCTGCTACTCTTCGTCATCTTTCTGGCATGGACTTTTTATATCCGCGTCTCGAATGATTTCAAGAACTTGAATCCTGCCAAATCCGTCGGCTTGAATTT ATGGCAGGTCAAATATTTAAGAGTGGCAACTCGATTCGGATTGCTAGCTGAAGTCTGTCTAGCTCTACTGCTTCTGCCAATTTTAAGAGGCTTAGCTTTATTTCAGCTGCTTGGTATTCAATTTGAAGCTTCGGTGAGATACCATGTCTGGCTTGGGACTTCAATGATATTTTTAGCCACTCTTCACGGTGGAAGCACCTTGTTCATCTGGGCCGTCAGCCATCAGATTCAAGACGAG ATACGGAAATGGCAGAGAACAGGACGGATATACTTAGCTGGAGAAATAGCTCTTGTTACAGGATTAGTAATATGGATAACTTCACTGCCtcaaataagaagaaaaagatttGAAATCTTCTACTACACTCATCATCTTTATAtagtttttctaattttctttcTGTTTCATACCGGAGATCGTCACTTCTATATGGTTTTCCCTGGAATATTTCTATTTAGTCTCGACAAGCTACTTCGAATCATTCAATCAAAACCCGGCACTTGCGTTCTTTCAGCAAGATTGTTTCCTAATAAAGCTGTAGAACTCATACTGCCAAAGGATCCAA GCTTGAAATACACTCCAACTAGTGTGTTATATATGAAGATACCAAGTATATCGAAGTTTCAGTGGCACTCCTTCAGTATAACTTCTTGTTCGAATATTGATGATCAAACTATGTCTGTTATAATTAAAGGCAAGGGAGGCTGGACAGGTTCTGTTCATGACATGATACAGGCAGAAATGGATTCAAATGGTGATCATATTAGTTGCATACCAATAGCAATTGAAGGGCCTTATGGACCTCCCTCATTAGACTTTCTAAG atacgACAGTCTGTTTCTGATAGCAGGCGGGATTGGGATAACCCCGTTTTTGAGTATCTTAAAGGAAATTGCTTCTGTTCCAAGATCAAATAGACTCCCTTCACAAATACATCTCATCTATGTTGTGAAGAAGTCTCAGGATATCTGTCTGTTGAACTCCATTTCACCTCTGCTACTAAACCAGTCATCGAAACAATTCAGGCTAAAGCTGTCAGCTTTTGTTACCCAAGAAGACAAGAGTACTAATGGAATAACAATAAGAGAGTTATTCAATGATTTATCTCTCGTTCAGACAGTAAACTTCAGCACGAGAGGCTCGAATTATGCGGTGCACGGACTAGAATCTCCACTTTGGATGGCTGTCATAACTGCATTTACTTCGATTGTGTTCCTGGTTTTTCTTATGTGTTTCAACCACATATTTCTTCCTTCAGAAAAGAAAATTTCGACATCAGAAAAAATGGTTGTTCATCAAGAAAAGAAGGGTTCTAAAGAAAAGACCCCATCTTTAATTGTTGACTTTATTCTTCTATCTTCTTTTATCATAGCTATAATATTCACCACTTCTGTTGCAATCATTTTGAGATGGAAAAGGTTCAAGAAAGATATTCCATCTGTCTCCCCAAAACAAGGCGAATTCGAGGAACTAAATTTCGTGGAATTGGGGAGTTCTGTTGAGGAACATGAAATTCATTATGGAGGGAGGCCTAATTTCCAAG AAATTTTCTCCAAGTTCTCGATGGAAACTAGAGGATCCGATGTTGGAGTGTTTGTCTGTGGACCTGAAACCATGAAAGAATCAGTAGCTTCTTTATGCCAGCTGAAGTCTCAAGGGTTCAACATTGCTGCTAAAGGAAATAAACCATATTTCACCTTCCATTCCCTTAATTTCACATTCTAG